In Carnobacterium sp. CP1, the following are encoded in one genomic region:
- a CDS encoding YneF family protein — MSTGLAILFIILALIAGLVGGFFLARKYMMDYFKKNPPINEDTLRMLMMQMGQKPSEKKIKQMMASMKVQSDKANKKK, encoded by the coding sequence ATGAGCACAGGTTTAGCAATACTTTTTATTATTCTTGCGTTAATTGCAGGTTTAGTTGGTGGATTTTTCTTAGCAAGAAAATACATGATGGATTATTTCAAAAAGAACCCGCCAATTAATGAAGATACTTTACGTATGTTGATGATGCAAATGGGTCAAAAACCATCTGAAAAGAAAATCAAACAAATGATGGCATCGATGAAAGTGCAATCAGATAAAGCAAATAAAAAAAAATAA